One window of Candidatus Cloacimonadota bacterium genomic DNA carries:
- a CDS encoding Ig-like domain-containing protein, producing MNKLLRFLVPLALLFFLTACGSKKSPTGGPEDLERPIILNSLPAEFGQIDQNRIEINFSKPLDKNSVAQAIYIYPPVRNKKITVDKSSLHIRFNEELLPNTNYYVTVSSRLKDIRGNNLEENQTLIFAHGELQNLRISGKVSFEEKDDAALPVQLRLLSADSLNVLSAVSQGGSYVIESLNPASYLLRAYVDKNRNNRHDPDSEPFYETQLRLSRSQNLDIHLAYADTTKPTIKQVQAVNDREILIHFSEALAGYESVKLLRLDTGGELPILIASLDSNKLTLLTQEQEPTNYRVEIRGIRDPKGNLSTFEKMDFRASEQKDLQPPKLVSSTPRNGSSVNSLQPSLELRFSEIIPASAFSASLRAAETNVDIDFSIEGANSSFYTLKPKQPLQNYRSYNLTVSCADISGNKDEFKLSFMPLLRGN from the coding sequence ATGAATAAGCTTTTACGATTTCTTGTTCCGCTTGCCCTGCTGTTTTTTCTCACAGCCTGTGGCAGCAAAAAAAGCCCCACCGGCGGCCCGGAGGATTTGGAGCGTCCCATCATTTTGAACTCTTTGCCTGCCGAATTTGGCCAGATTGACCAGAACCGCATCGAGATAAATTTTTCCAAACCTTTGGACAAAAACTCCGTTGCCCAGGCGATTTACATCTATCCGCCCGTGCGGAACAAAAAGATTACGGTGGATAAAAGCAGCCTCCATATCCGCTTCAACGAAGAACTGCTGCCAAACACAAACTATTATGTGACAGTCAGTTCGCGCCTGAAAGACATCCGGGGCAACAACCTCGAGGAAAACCAAACCCTCATCTTTGCCCATGGCGAGCTTCAAAACCTGCGGATTTCTGGCAAAGTGAGCTTTGAGGAAAAAGACGATGCCGCTCTGCCAGTGCAGCTCAGGCTGCTTTCCGCGGATTCACTGAATGTATTGAGCGCGGTTTCCCAAGGTGGCAGCTATGTGATTGAATCGCTGAATCCCGCTTCCTACCTGCTGCGCGCCTATGTCGATAAAAACCGTAACAATCGCCACGACCCGGATAGCGAACCATTTTATGAAACCCAACTGCGGTTGAGCCGTTCCCAGAATTTGGACATCCATCTGGCTTACGCGGACACCACCAAACCCACAATCAAACAGGTTCAAGCCGTCAACGACCGCGAAATTCTCATCCATTTTTCCGAAGCTTTGGCAGGTTACGAATCCGTTAAATTGTTGCGGCTCGACACCGGTGGCGAACTGCCCATCCTCATTGCAAGCCTGGATTCCAACAAGCTTACCCTGCTCACTCAGGAACAGGAACCCACCAACTATCGGGTCGAAATCCGCGGCATCCGTGACCCCAAAGGCAACCTCAGCACCTTTGAAAAAATGGATTTCCGCGCTTCCGAACAAAAAGACCTCCAGCCACCCAAGCTGGTTTCCAGCACACCCCGCAACGGCAGCTCTGTGAACAGCCTGCAGCCCTCGCTGGAACTGCGATTTTCGGAAATCATACCCGCCTCCGCGTTTTCCGCCAGCCTGCGTGCCGCGGAAACAAATGTGGATATCGACTTCAGCATCGAAGGCGCCAACAGCTCTTTTTACACCCTCAAACCCAAACAACCCCTGCAAAACTATCGTTCCTACAATTTGACGGTCTCTTGCGCGGATATCAGCGGAAACAAAGACGAGTTCAAGCTGAGCTTTATGCCGCTTTTGCGCGGGAATTGA